The genome window GATACATGAAACCTAGTACAAATAAATCGGTTAGGCGACTGATTATGCCTAGGCTCATACTAGATAGGCTATCTGGAAGCGAATAATAATTTTTCTTGTTCCAATAATTGTATCCAATTTCAAAAAGAATCAAAATTATAAAAACTGGAATTAAGTATTCGATGAATTTCATAATTCATTTATAATTTTGAGTTTTTTAACGAGCAGGAAAATTTGCATAGTCTTCCATTTTAGTGAATTTACAATCATCCCGTTTGTAACCCAATTGATCTTCAAGTGTTATGAAGCGATTCATACCCATTGATATTTCGATGTCCTTACCAGTGAATTGCGAAGGATGTTCGTACCCACAAGAATGAGCGAGCGATAGAAGTTCTTTTCGAAATCCTTGTAAATATTTTCCTGCACGTTGAGACTTACTCGTGGGATTCAATCCTTTTTGTAACCACCAATTTTGTGTCGCGACTCCCGCTGGACAATGGTCTGTGTGACACTTCTCGGCTTGGATGCATCCAATGGAAAGCATTACTTCTCGTGCAACATAGATTAGGTCACAACCCATAGCAATAGCAACTACAGCTCGGTCTGGAAATCCTAATTTTCCTGCTCCAATCCATACGATTCGTTCGGATACTCCATATTGTTGAAATGTTGTGTAAACTCTCTGAAAGGCGATCTTAAAAGGAAGTGAAACGTGATCCGCATAAGTTAGAGGTGCTGCACCCGTTCCTCCTTCTCCTCCATCTATGGCGATAAAGTCGGGACCTTTTTTTCTTTTCTTCATTTCCTTTGCTAGGTCTATCCAGAATTCTATTTCGCCCACAGCACTTTTGATTCCAACGGGTAGTCCTGTTTCTGAAGCGATCATTTCTATAAAGTCTATCATTTCCGGAACGCTTGAGAATTCGGAATGCGAGTTCGGAGATATACAATCCTTACCTATTTCGACATGGCGGATTCTTGCGATTTCTTTATTGACTTTTACACCTGGCAGTATTCCACCTTTTCCTGGTTTGGCGCCTTGGGAAAGTTTAATCTCGATTGCTCTTACATGAGGTGTTGACCCAATTTTTTCTTTCAAAACATTGATATTGAATCTTCCATTTGCATCTCTTGCGCCAAAATATCCAGTACCCATTTGCCACACAACGTCTGCACCGTTCAAATGGTACGGAGACAAACCACCTTCTCCCGTATTATGGAAAGCTCCAGCAATATGTGCTCCTTTGTTGATAGCAAGGACTGCGTTCTTGCTTAAGGATCCAAAGGACATTGCAGAAATATTTAAAATTGAATATGGGCGGTATGGATATTTCCTTTTATTGAATTCACCAATCACTTTCAGACAAGGGATACATGTTGGATCATCAAGAATTTTAAAAGCTCTTGATTCTGGATAAGGAAATGCTTTATGCTTTATAATTGGATAACCAGGCTCGTATTGTTGCTCAGTTGTTCCAAATCCGAAATTACTATTTTGTCCTTTAGCAGTTGCATATATCCAGCGACGCTCAGTTCGATCGAAAGGTCTTTCTTCCTTATCGTTTGCGACCCAATACTGTCGCAGTTCTGGACCAATCATTTCCAAGAAATATCTAAGATGACCAACAACAGGAAAATTGTGCTTAATTGTATGATGAGTTTGTGAAATATCTTTTATAAATATTACAACTAAAAAAGTTAAAAATCCGATTCCTAGTGTATAAAAAGGATATGTTAAAATCCAGTTCCAAATTGTTTCCATAGAGAACTAGGATAATATTCTAATTCTAGAATGGCAAGCAGAGAAAATCTAAATAATCATACTTTCTTAATTGTATAACAGGGAATATAATTCGAACTTGCCATCTTCATTCTTCCTTGTTGAACAAAATAATTTAGAAGCGAATCAATAGCCTTCATCAATTCTAATTCTCCATGGATTTCAAAAGGGCCAAATTCCCGAATTCTTTGAATTCCATTTGCTTTAATATTACCAGCAACTATTCCAGAGAAAACTTTCCGAAGATTGGCAGCCAAAATGTCCTTAGGCAATGACCTATTTAATTCAATGGAGGACATGGCTTCATGAGTTGGATCAAAAGGAATTTGAAACTCATTTGGAATCTTGAGGTTCCAATTGAAATAAAAGGATTCATTGTTTGTAATACGTGAATCTTTGACTTCTGAAATTCGGTAATTCATATGTCTAGCCACTTCTGTTGGATCATCGATTATGATTTTGTAGCGCTTTGTTGCCTCATTACCTAGGGTAAAATTCAAAAAATCATCAATCTTTTGGAAATAGTCTTTTGAACTTGCAGGTCCTGTAAAAATCATTGGCAATTGCAAATTTTCATTTTCTGGTTGCAGAAGAATTCCTAGTAAATAAAGAATTTCCTCGGCGGTTCCAGCACCCCCAGGAAATATTATAATTCCATGTGCAATTCGTACAAATGCCTCCAGCCTTTTTTCTATGTCCGGCAAAATCACAAGTTGATTCACAATTGGATTCGGGGATTCAGCGGCAATTATACTTGGTTCTGTGACACCGATGTATCTTCCAGGTAAAGTTCTCTGTTTAGCTCGTCCAAAAGTTGCGCCTTTCATTGGTCCTTTCATTGCACCAGGTCCACAACCTGTGCAGATATCTAAGCCTCGAAGACCTAATTGATATCCTACTGTTTTGGAATAATCATATTCTCCTCTTGGTATCGAGTGCCCACCCCAGCAAACGACCAAGTTGGGTTCAATCTGTGAATTTAGTATATTTGCATTTCTTAATATTTCAAATACACTATTCGATATAAATGAAGGATTCTTATCATCATAGTCGCTCTCATTCTTTATCTCACAATGGAAGTAAGTAATATCTCGAATAACAGCTGATAGCAACTCCCGAATTCCGCGAATCATTTTACCATCAACAAATGCGCATTCAGGAGCATCCTTTAGATCAAGATGAATTCCCCGATTGACTTCATGAACTTGAAGGCTAAAATTTTTATACTTTTCAAGCATAGATTCTGCATCATCACCTTGCTCACCAGAATTTAGAACAGCAAGTGCGCATTGACGAAGAATCATTCCCACTTCATCGGTCGCTTGAGAAAGTCTTGCAATTTCCTTCTTTGATAATGTGTTTAGCGTTCCAAGTGGATAAATCTGTGTAGAGATTGGCTCGGCAAAATTATTAGAGTTGGTTTGTGATATATTTTTCATTTATATTTTCGATTCACGCTTTTACAGATTCTTTAATCTGAACTGCCCATTGTCCTAAAACCCTATAACCAAGAAAACCGATCATTATACTTCCTAATAGAAAAATCAACCGAGTTATCCAAATTGATACAGGTGGCTCAAATATGGAAAAAGATTTTTCGGGATTCGGTGATTCTGTCTCAAGTAAAAATTTTGAGATTTGCACATCGTTCATATTGTTTCTGGGAAAATCATAAGTATCGTAATTTGGATTGGTTGCATATTTATAACCATAATACAATTGTATTTTAGTTTGCAATTCTTGTTCTGCGGGAAGTTTGAAAAGAATCTCTTCTATGGGATGTGATACACTAATCTTAGTTAAATTTAGAGATTCGTTATCCTCATCAAAGATTTCAAGTTTCCAGCTTGAAAAGACTGTTGAGTTAAGTTGAATTAGATTATTACTCAGCAAATCTCTTTTATCTTGGTTAGAAGAAAATAAATTCCCTTGGCGAATTGAAATATACTCTTTAGAATCATTTAGGAAAAAAATTTCGTATTTTCGATTGAAGCTTTTTTCTGCAAATTCCAATTCAATGCTTTGAAAAGGCTTATGTTCGGGATTATCAAAAAAGTATATAGAAGAATTTGTATCGGAATTGATTTTCTTATTTGGAATATCAAGTGAATTCACAATCTGAGAAATCTGAGACTTCGGTTCATATTTTATAAATGGAAAAGTAAGCGGGATAGTGTTACCGATTTCAATTCTAAGATACTTAAAATGATCAACGTTTAATGAGATTTTACCAGAATCGGAGTCATCGGAATCATAATATTTATAAAGAAAACTTGATCTTTTGACGGTCCATTTGTCAATTGCGTCACCAAGATAGTAGATTACTTGACCATCGTAATTCTGACTAGATTCAACAATTATTTCATGCAAACGACTGTTACTTGGAATATTTGGAATTTCAAAAACAAATATTTGTTCACGAGATGTTTTCTTTTGGAAAATGATCTTTGGTTTTACAATTCCAGTCTGACCTGTTGGAACTTTTTTGGTCTGCCTTAGATATGGTAGTTGTTTGCCATTTTGAATCAATCGAATATCATCATAATAGGAACTTTTGTAAACTTCCTCGTCTAAGTCAACAACACCCCATTCTGAATTCTGAGATGTTGCAATCTGTTTTAATTCCTTAAAGAAACTATAATTTTCAGTTCGAACAGGGCTTGCTTCTATCCCTATTGCAGAAACTAAATATATGAGGAAAATAAATTGATATAATGATTTCATGTTAATCTCCAATAACTCTTGATTTAAATTTTTCATAAAACAATCCTAATAGCACCAATATGATGCCCAATGCAAACCCAGAAATAATCTTTGCTACTAAATTAAGATACCATATATCGAATAATATAAATTTAAAGATTACTAATCCAGTTAATACAATACCAATCCTTCTTAGAGTTGCCTTGCTTTTATAAAAACCGATAGCTAGGAAATTAGAAGCAAATATTCCAAGAACAACGGAATAACCTTGGCTTCTCAGATAAGGATCTATGACATTGTATCTAACTTCCCAAATGAATGCTAAGATTGCTAAAAATAGTGTACAGATTCCGAATGCATTTGTGATAAATTTGTTTCTTCCATCTTTCCAATTCAAATAGAATATCCCACCTAAGGCAATGCATGCAATGAGATAGATGATAAATCGAGAGTTCAAAATGATGACATCTGAATCATTCTCGATTCCTTCCAAAATTAGTCTTAGGATTGCAATAAACCAAAGAAAATAGGAAACAATATTCAAATGATTCAATTTGGAATCATTTATTCTAGTGTAAGTAGTCGACATATAAGCAAAAATTGCTGCGAAAATTATAAGAGAAAGTGATACCCAGTAACCTTCAGTTGAATTGAGCAAACTAATCAAGAAAATTACAATGGAAGTATAGAAGAGAATGGGAACCAGATATAAGTTCTGTGATTTTTTTGTATATTGATAGCAAAATCCCATGGCAACTAACGAAACATACA of Leptospira sp. GIMC2001 contains these proteins:
- a CDS encoding FMN-binding glutamate synthase family protein; its protein translation is METIWNWILTYPFYTLGIGFLTFLVVIFIKDISQTHHTIKHNFPVVGHLRYFLEMIGPELRQYWVANDKEERPFDRTERRWIYATAKGQNSNFGFGTTEQQYEPGYPIIKHKAFPYPESRAFKILDDPTCIPCLKVIGEFNKRKYPYRPYSILNISAMSFGSLSKNAVLAINKGAHIAGAFHNTGEGGLSPYHLNGADVVWQMGTGYFGARDANGRFNINVLKEKIGSTPHVRAIEIKLSQGAKPGKGGILPGVKVNKEIARIRHVEIGKDCISPNSHSEFSSVPEMIDFIEMIASETGLPVGIKSAVGEIEFWIDLAKEMKKRKKGPDFIAIDGGEGGTGAAPLTYADHVSLPFKIAFQRVYTTFQQYGVSERIVWIGAGKLGFPDRAVVAIAMGCDLIYVAREVMLSIGCIQAEKCHTDHCPAGVATQNWWLQKGLNPTSKSQRAGKYLQGFRKELLSLAHSCGYEHPSQFTGKDIEISMGMNRFITLEDQLGYKRDDCKFTKMEDYANFPAR
- the ppnN gene encoding nucleotide 5'-monophosphate nucleosidase PpnN, which translates into the protein MKNISQTNSNNFAEPISTQIYPLGTLNTLSKKEIARLSQATDEVGMILRQCALAVLNSGEQGDDAESMLEKYKNFSLQVHEVNRGIHLDLKDAPECAFVDGKMIRGIRELLSAVIRDITYFHCEIKNESDYDDKNPSFISNSVFEILRNANILNSQIEPNLVVCWGGHSIPRGEYDYSKTVGYQLGLRGLDICTGCGPGAMKGPMKGATFGRAKQRTLPGRYIGVTEPSIIAAESPNPIVNQLVILPDIEKRLEAFVRIAHGIIIFPGGAGTAEEILYLLGILLQPENENLQLPMIFTGPASSKDYFQKIDDFLNFTLGNEATKRYKIIIDDPTEVARHMNYRISEVKDSRITNNESFYFNWNLKIPNEFQIPFDPTHEAMSSIELNRSLPKDILAANLRKVFSGIVAGNIKANGIQRIREFGPFEIHGELELMKAIDSLLNYFVQQGRMKMASSNYIPCYTIKKV